Proteins from one Phalacrocorax carbo chromosome 19, bPhaCar2.1, whole genome shotgun sequence genomic window:
- the BORCS8 gene encoding BLOC-1-related complex subunit 8 isoform X2 produces MYVLANEPSVALYRLQEHVRRSLPELAQHKSDMQSWEEQSQGAIYTVEYACSAIKNMTDSSVYFKSIDSLLKHAIAMKDQLNAAQGRSTVAPQAKNPPASS; encoded by the exons ATGTACGTCCTGGCCAACGAGCCCTCCGTGGCGCTCTACCGGCTGCAGGAGCACGTGCGGAGATCCCTTCCGGAGCTCGCGCAGCACAAG tcCGAcatgcagagctgggaggagcaaAGCCAAGGAGCCATCTACACAGTGGAGTACGCCTGCAG tgcCATAAAGAACATGACTGACAGCAGCGTGTACTTCAAGAGCATCGACAGTCTGCTCAAACATGCCATAGCCATGAAGGATCAGCTGAACGCTGCTCAGGGCCGCAG CACTGTTGCCCCACAAGCAAAGAATcctccagccagttcctga
- the RFXANK gene encoding DNA-binding protein RFXANK isoform X2, with protein MASCPMEGEEGVTHLVETPLNDRDTQELPKEGKNGTKGPAATEELAVTRDVGDSGAHLGHLQLDKDMPRLDHRDGGADTLPKASATSMDRQRSTQLSALDSFPLKHSNTLTNRQRGNEVSALPATLDTLSIHQLAAQGELSQLKEHLQRGENLVNKPDERGFTPLIWAAAFGEIETVRHLLEWGADPHALAKERESALSLASMGGYTDIVIMLLERNVDINTYDWNGGTPLLYAVRGNHVKCVEALLARGADLTTEADSGYTPMDLAVALGHKKVQQVMENHILKLFQKRELE; from the exons ATGGCGAG CTGCCCCATGGAAGGTGAAGAAGGAGTCACTCATCTTGTGGAGACCCCCCTGAATGACAGGGACACCCAGGAGCTCCCAAAAGAGGGTAAAAATGGAACCAAGGGACCCGCAGCCACGGAGGAGCTGGCTGTGACCAGGGACGTGGGGGACAGCGGTGCCCACCTGGGGCATCTGCAGCTGGACAAGGACATGCCACGCTTGGACCACAGGGATG GTGGAGCAGACACTCTCCCAAAGGCCTCGGCCACCTCGATggacaggcagaggagcacCCAGCTCTCAGCCCTTGACA GCTTCCCCCTGAAGCACTCGAACACGCTGACGAACAGGCAGCGAGGGAACGAGGTCTCGGCCCTCCCAGCCACGCTGGACA CGTTGTCCATCCACCAGCTTGCTGCCCAAGGAGAGCTCAGCCAGCTGAAGGAGCACCTTCAGAGAG GTGAGAACTTGGTAAATAAACCTGATGAGAGAGGTTTCACGCCGCTGATCTGGGCCGCAGCCTTCGGAGAGATCGAAACAGTCCGTCACCTGCTGGAATGG GGCGCTGACCCCCACGCGCTGGCGAAGGAGCGGGAGAGCGCCCTGTCCCTGGCCAGCATGGGCGGCTACACCGACATCGTCATCATGCTGCTGGAGAGGAACGTGGACATCAACACCTACGACTGG aaCGGTGGCACTCCTCTGCTCTACGCCGTGCGCGGCAATCACGTCAAGTGTGTCGAGGCCCTACTAG CTCGTGGCGCTGACCTGACGACAGAGGCAGATTCTGGCTACACCCCGATGGATCTGGCCGTGGCCCTGGGACACAAGAAAG TCCAACAGGTTATGGAAAATCACATCCTCAAGCTGTTTCagaagagggagctggagtGA
- the NR2C2AP gene encoding nuclear receptor 2C2-associated protein has product MPVEPLICADTATRVSSVLNRDVKQFGKKHMFDASEETCWNSDQGTCQWVTLDFPRTVKVSQLHVQFQGGFSSRLCTLEGCKAGKELVKISDLYPEDTNAMQRFQVEETVLDKLKITFANSTDFFGRIVVYHLGVLGERL; this is encoded by the exons ATGCCCGTGGAGCCCCTGATCTGTGCCGACACGGCCACGCG GGTGAGCTCTGTCCTTAACCGCGATGTGAAGCAGTTTGGGAAGAAGCACATGTTCGACGCGAGCGAGGAGACGTGCTGGAACTCGGACCAG GGCACGTGCCAGTGGGTCACCCTGGATTTCCCCCGCACCGTCAAGGTCTCGCAGCTCCACGTCCAGTTCCAGGGGGGATTCTCCAGCCGGCTGTGCACGCTGGAAG GCTGCAAAGCAGGCAAAGAACTGGTGAAAATATCCGACCTGTACCCCGAGGACACCAACGCCATGCAG AGATTCCAGGTGGAGGAGACGGTGCTGGATAAGCTGAAGATCACCTTTGCAAACAGCACTGACTTCTTTGGGAGGATCGTGGTGTACCAcctcggggtgctgggggagaggcTCTAG
- the RFXANK gene encoding DNA-binding protein RFXANK isoform X1, translating to MRDEGRKLGVGVSPPSQQGPAAPWPPPPHPHPTNGTVALTAGFPPRPASTPSAGRWSRTGGPHCAPRSPRAAPRAWPCQAARLRPEEGEVLGQDAGTGGPCARGCRGCPMEGEEGVTHLVETPLNDRDTQELPKEGKNGTKGPAATEELAVTRDVGDSGAHLGHLQLDKDMPRLDHRDGGADTLPKASATSMDRQRSTQLSALDSFPLKHSNTLTNRQRGNEVSALPATLDTLSIHQLAAQGELSQLKEHLQRGENLVNKPDERGFTPLIWAAAFGEIETVRHLLEWGADPHALAKERESALSLASMGGYTDIVIMLLERNVDINTYDWNGGTPLLYAVRGNHVKCVEALLARGADLTTEADSGYTPMDLAVALGHKKVQQVMENHILKLFQKRELE from the exons ATGCGGGATGAGGGACGcaaattgggggtgggggtgtccccCCCAAGTCAACAGGGACCTGCTGCCCCATGGCCGCcaccaccccatccccatcccacgAACGGGACTGTCGCTTTAACGGCAGGCTTTCCGCCTCGCCCGGCCTCCACGCCGTCAGCGGGCAGGTGGAGCCGGACTGGGGGCCCCCACTgtgccccccgctcccctcggGCGGCCCCCCGAGCCTGGCCCTGCCAGGCCGCCCGGCTGAGGCCGGAGGAAGGGGAAGTGCTGGGGCAGGACGCGGGAACAGGGGGCCCCTGCGCCAGAGGATGCCGGGG CTGCCCCATGGAAGGTGAAGAAGGAGTCACTCATCTTGTGGAGACCCCCCTGAATGACAGGGACACCCAGGAGCTCCCAAAAGAGGGTAAAAATGGAACCAAGGGACCCGCAGCCACGGAGGAGCTGGCTGTGACCAGGGACGTGGGGGACAGCGGTGCCCACCTGGGGCATCTGCAGCTGGACAAGGACATGCCACGCTTGGACCACAGGGATG GTGGAGCAGACACTCTCCCAAAGGCCTCGGCCACCTCGATggacaggcagaggagcacCCAGCTCTCAGCCCTTGACA GCTTCCCCCTGAAGCACTCGAACACGCTGACGAACAGGCAGCGAGGGAACGAGGTCTCGGCCCTCCCAGCCACGCTGGACA CGTTGTCCATCCACCAGCTTGCTGCCCAAGGAGAGCTCAGCCAGCTGAAGGAGCACCTTCAGAGAG GTGAGAACTTGGTAAATAAACCTGATGAGAGAGGTTTCACGCCGCTGATCTGGGCCGCAGCCTTCGGAGAGATCGAAACAGTCCGTCACCTGCTGGAATGG GGCGCTGACCCCCACGCGCTGGCGAAGGAGCGGGAGAGCGCCCTGTCCCTGGCCAGCATGGGCGGCTACACCGACATCGTCATCATGCTGCTGGAGAGGAACGTGGACATCAACACCTACGACTGG aaCGGTGGCACTCCTCTGCTCTACGCCGTGCGCGGCAATCACGTCAAGTGTGTCGAGGCCCTACTAG CTCGTGGCGCTGACCTGACGACAGAGGCAGATTCTGGCTACACCCCGATGGATCTGGCCGTGGCCCTGGGACACAAGAAAG TCCAACAGGTTATGGAAAATCACATCCTCAAGCTGTTTCagaagagggagctggagtGA
- the BORCS8 gene encoding BLOC-1-related complex subunit 8 isoform X1, translating into MEEPEMQLKVKKVTDKFTESMYVLANEPSVALYRLQEHVRRSLPELAQHKSDMQSWEEQSQGAIYTVEYACSAIKNMTDSSVYFKSIDSLLKHAIAMKDQLNAAQGRSTVAPQAKNPPASS; encoded by the exons ATGGAGGAGCCGGAGATGCAGCTGAAGGTGAAGAAAG TTACGGACAAATTCACCGAGAGCATGTACGTCCTGGCCAACGAGCCCTCCGTGGCGCTCTACCGGCTGCAGGAGCACGTGCGGAGATCCCTTCCGGAGCTCGCGCAGCACAAG tcCGAcatgcagagctgggaggagcaaAGCCAAGGAGCCATCTACACAGTGGAGTACGCCTGCAG tgcCATAAAGAACATGACTGACAGCAGCGTGTACTTCAAGAGCATCGACAGTCTGCTCAAACATGCCATAGCCATGAAGGATCAGCTGAACGCTGCTCAGGGCCGCAG CACTGTTGCCCCACAAGCAAAGAATcctccagccagttcctga